From a single Myotis daubentonii chromosome 5, mMyoDau2.1, whole genome shotgun sequence genomic region:
- the POU4F3 gene encoding POU domain, class 4, transcription factor 3: MMAMNTKQPFGMHPVLQEPKFSSLHSGSEAMRRVCLPAPQLQGNIFGSFDESLLARAEALAAVDIVSHGKNHPFKPDATYHTMSSVPCTSTSSTVPISHPAALTSHPHHAVHQGLEGDLLEHISPTLSVSGLGAPEHSVMPAQIHPHHLGAMGHLHQAMGMSHPHAVAPHSAMPACLSDVESDPRELEAFAERFKQRRIKLGVTQADVGAALANLKIPGVGSLSQSTICRFESLTLSHNNMIALKPVLQAWLEEAEAAYREKNSKPELFNGSERKRKRTSIAAPEKRSLEAYFAIQPRPSSEKIAAIAEKLDLKKNVVRVWFCNQRQKQKRMKYSAVH, encoded by the exons ATGATGGCCATGAACACCAAGCAGCCTTTCGGCATGCACCCGGTGCTTCAAGAACCCAAATTCTCCAGCCTGCACTCCGGCTCCGAGGCCATGCGCCGAGTCTGTCTCCCAGCCCCGCAG CTGCAGGGTAATATATTTGGAAGCTTTGATGAGAGCCTGCTGGCACGCGCCGAAGCTCTGGCGGCGGTGGATATCGTCTCCCACGGCAAGAACCATCCGTTCAAGCCCGACGCCACCTACCATACCATGAGTAGCGTGCCCTGCACGTCCACTTCGTCCACCGTGCCCATCTCCCACCCGGCCGCGCTCACCTCGCACCCGCACCACGCGGTGCACCAGGGCCTAGAGGGCGACCTGCTAGAGCACATCTCGCCCACGCTGAGCGTCAGCGGCTTGGGCGCCCCCGAGCACTCGGTGATGCCGGCGCAGATCCACCCGCACCACCTGGGCGCCATGGGCCACCTGCACCAGGCCATGGGCATGAGTCACCCACACGCCGTGGCGCCTCACAGCGCTATGCCCGCATGCCTCAGCGACGTGGAGTCGGACCCACGAGAGCTGGAGGCTTTCGCCGAGCGCTTCAAGCAGCGGCGCATCAAGCTGGGGGTGACCCAGGCGGACGTGGGCGCGGCGCTGGCCAACCTCAAGATCCCGGGCGTCGGCTCGCTCAGCCAGAGCACCATCTGCAGGTTCGAGTCTCTCACTCTCTCGCACAACAACATGATCGCGCTCAAGCCGGTGCTCCAGGCGTGGCTGGAGGAAGCCGAGGCCGCCTACCGAGAGAAGAACAGCAAGCCCGAGCTCTTCAACGGCAGCGAGCGGAAGCGCAAACGCACGTCCATCGCGGCGCCGGAGAAGCGCTCGCTCGAGGCCTACTTCGCCATCCAGCCTCGGCCCTCATCTGAGAAGATCGCGGCCATCGCGGAGAAACTGGACCTTAAAAAGAACGTGGTGAGGGTCTGGTTCTGCAAccagagacagaaacagaaacGAATGAAGTACTCGGCTGTCCACTGA